A genome region from Fusarium musae strain F31 chromosome 5, whole genome shotgun sequence includes the following:
- a CDS encoding hypothetical protein (EggNog:ENOG41~SMCOG1005:Drug resistance transporter, EmrB/QacA~antiSMASH:Cluster_5.7), translated as MSAPKHPEGSTEQPPAAQNTPSQMFELNEKKDYDASNSPISDDDTHKEIGVGRVEAFNKVLYQSGKKGKILLWLLGISIGLTMFAYALDMGITTTIFGTLAASTFGVHSQLGTVNTAGQIIRAISKPFIGKLADITSRPTTYVVVLAFYAVGFAVAASASGFTAYTVVGKSGLDLLSDIIVADLTPLEWRGFFSACLSLPFIVTVPVNGFIADGFYEDWRWGLGMFAILVPALLIPAILTLYTMQRRGEKAGMVTMADSKDVRLGRSEATPKNLTYWAKLAYRGLIDIDIVGLILLGFAFSLILLPITLAKSAKGGWNNPSMIAMIVVGFVILILFGLYEMYLAPKPMMTKRIVKNRAFIAGVIIHIFNQMASSVRNTYFSSYILIIKEWTTYQWTIFLGITTMGLCLVGPVVGLIHRVSHRYKGLMIFGAAARILGYGLLISPNGMMTQDTARLVAAQLIFCLSSLNVVGARVGVQASVPHDDVASLISIITLWSTLGSSIGSAVATSIWTEEMVAQMHVEMPDVDDTTIATIYGNIKTLKKYDFFDPIRQGSIRAYAIVNGHITIASICLSCIPLIASLFMPNFYLGKQQNAVNNKGLDGEVVDVPDQTGPRDANATQQEPATFLQKLAALYRK; from the exons ATGTCAGCACCCAAGCACCCCGAGGGCAGCACTGAGCAGCCCCCCGCCGCCCAAAACACGCCGTCGCAAATGTTCGAGCTCAACGAGAAAAAAGACTACGACGCGTCCAACTCGCCCATCTCCGACGATGATACCCATAAGGAGATCGGTGTAGGAAGGGTCGAGGCCTTCAACAAGGTGCTCTACCAGTctggcaagaagggcaagatcCTTCTCTGGCTTCTTGGTATCTCCATTGGTCTTACTATGTTCGCCTACGCCCTTGACATGGGTATTACGACTACTATCTTTGGAACGCTTGCGGCTTCGACTTTTGGTGTTCATAGTCAGCTCGGTACTGTCAATACGGCTGGTCAGATCATTCGTGCTATTAGCAAGCCTTTCATTGGAAAGCTTGCTGATATTACTTCTCGACCTACCACTTACGTTGTGGTCCTTGCTTTCTACGCTGTCGGCTTTGCTGTCGCTGCTAGCGCCTCGGGCTTCACTGCCTACACTGTTG TCGGAAAGTCtggtcttgatcttctcagcgACATCATCGTGGCTGACTTGACTCCTCTCGAATGGCGAGGCTTTTTCAGTGCTTGCCTTTCTCTGCCCTTCATTGTCACTGTGCCTGTCAACGGATTCATCGCTGATGGCTTCTATGAAGATTGGCGCTGGGGTCTCGGCATGTTCGCCATCCTTGTTCCCGCCCTTCTCATTCCCGCCATTCTTACTCTCTACACCATGCAGCGACGTGGTGAGAAGGCTGGAATGGTCACCATGGCTGATTCCAAGGACGTTCGATTGGGTCGCTCCGAGGCCACGCCCAAGAACCTGACCTATTGGGCCAAGCTCGCGTACCGTGGTCTAATTGACATCGACATCGTTGGACTCATCTTGCTTGGCTttgccttctccttgatcctTCTGCCCATCACACTGGCCAAGAGCGCAAAGGGAGGATGGAACAACCCAAGCATGATCGCCATGATTGTCGTCGGCTTTGTTATTCTTATCTTGTTCGGTCTGTACGAGATGTATCTTGCTCCCAAGCCAATGATGACCAAGCGCATTGTCAAGAACCGTGCTTTTATCGCTGGTGTCATCATTCATATCTTTAACCAGATGGCCTCTTCTGTTCGCAACACCTACTTCTCGTCAtatatcctcatcatcaaggagTGGACTACATATCAATGGACCATCTTCCTTGGTATCACTACCATGGGTCTCTGCTTGGTCGGCCCCGTCGTTGGATTGATCCATCGGGTATCCCATCGCTACAAGGGCCTCATGATCTTTGGTGCTGCTGCCAGAATTCTCGGCTAcggtcttctcatcagccctAATGGTATGATGACCCAGGACACTGCTCGTCTTGTCGCTGCTCAGCTCATCTTCTGCCTTTCTTCCCTCAACGTCGTCGGTGCTCGAGTTGGTGTCCAGGCCTCTGTTCCCCACGATGACGTTGCTTctctcatctccatcattaCTCTGTGGTCTACTCTCGGATCCAGTATCGGTAGTGCTGTTGCGACAAGTATCTGGACTGAAGAGATGGTTGCTCAAATGCACGTCGAGATGCccgatgttgatgataccaCCATCGCCACTATTTACGGCAACatcaagactctcaagaAGTATGACTTCTTCGATCCCATCCGTCAAGGTTCTATCCGCGCCTACGCCATCGTCAACGGCCATATCACCATCGCTTCAATCTGCCTGTCCTGCATTCCTCTCATCGCCTCTCTCTTCATGCCCAACTTCTACCTTGGCAAGCAGCAGAACGCCGTCAACAACAAGGGACTTGATGGCGAGGTTGTCGATGTTCCAGACCAGACTGGGCCAAGAGACGCAAATGCGACTCAGCAAGAGCCTGCAACATTCCTGCAGAAGCTGGCTGCTCTGTACCGAAAGTAG
- a CDS encoding hypothetical protein (antiSMASH:Cluster_5.7), with translation MAFNPKFWDTKALITYNEDAHMIRVTVPTCSSLYSIEPGTFYYIMVLNQRNFWESHPFTVATISGSGRCDTDTLEEDAPLLNHGSSGEVGPASGKSQREMTFLIRPYDSFTSRLRAYAEEERPKPATARVAIDGPYGKTLPLQGFEKALFIVGGSGIAVPLSYLHKLATLSSKPSRIEVHWAVRQSAFAVDVLNTDLSDILGNDRVEINIYLTAGDVDGRIACDETIYRLAEWRSKRLNVEEIIDGALEDDYEGSIAVVTSGPAKMADESRCVVAARTVPSLPPIEYFEESFQW, from the coding sequence ATGGCCTTTAACCCGAAATTCTGGGACACCAAGGCTCTCATCACTTACAACGAAGACGCACACATGATCCGTGTGACAGTTCCAACCTGTTCAAGTCTTTACAGTATTGAGCCAGGCACATTCTACTATATCATGGTGCTCAATCAACGGAACTTTTGGGAAAGCCATCCTTTCACAGTAGCGACTATCTCGGGATCCGGTCGATGCGACACAGATACTTTAGAAGAAGACGCACCGCTGCTGAACCATGGATCCTCTGGTGAAGTGGGACCTGCATCCGGGAAGTCCCAACGAGAAATGACCTTCTTGATTCGGCCATATGATAGCTTCACTTCGCGACTAAGGGCGTATGCCGAAGAAGAACGACCGAAACCGGCGACGGCCCGTGTGGCTATTGACGGCCCGTACGGAAAGACTCTGCCTCTTCAAGGCTTCGAAAAAGCTCTATTCATCGTCGGTGGAAGCGGAATAGCGGTCCCGTTGTCATATCTTCACAAACTCGCGACACTCTCGAGCAAGCCATCAAGGATCGAAGTACACTGGGCTGTGCGACAGTCAGCCTTCGCCGTTGATGTTCTGAACACTGACTTGAGTGATATTCTTGGTAACGATCGGGTAGAGATTAACATCTATCTGACAGCcggcgatgttgatggcAGAATAGCATGCGATGAAACCATATACCGACTCGCGGAATGGAGGTCCAAGCGATTGAACGTCGAAGAGATTATTGACGGAGCATTGGAGGATGACTATGAAGGAAGCATCGCAGTAGTCACAAGCGGCCCTGCCAAGATGGCCGATGAAAGCAGATGCGTGGTGGCGGCAAGGACAGTGCCATCGTTGCCGCCTATTGAGTATTTTGAGGAAAGCTTCCAGTGGTGA